In a single window of the Pseudodesulfovibrio profundus genome:
- a CDS encoding AAA family ATPase, with protein sequence MIVSFSLENWMSFRNQVTFSMVASRERQHGDRVPKLGKYQTRVLPVAAIYGGNASGKTNFFKALSFAKALVVKGTQPDSLIPVEPFRLDAKVADQPSRFGFELLIDEIIYEFSFAVTRKAVLEEKLVVITSTSEKVLYHRRDGKPNFDDSLAKDQFLQFAFKGTRDNQLFLTNSVSQKVDNFRPVYDWFKDTLELVAPDSRFEPFEQFLDEGHPLYSTMNEMLPQLDTGIAHLGGEEIPFENIPLPEPLKTKLQEDVKEGMTVRLLTEPINERFVVTRKGGELIAKKLVTYHPKADGTEAKFEIRQESDGSQRVIDLLPAFLELSAQVSKKVYVIDEVDRSLHTLLTRRLLEAYLANCSTETRTQLLLTTHDVLLMDQQLLRRDEMWVAERDATGASNLLSFSEYKDVRYDKDIRKSYLQGRLGGIPRILLGGALTNPCLTEESEGDD encoded by the coding sequence ATGATAGTCAGTTTCTCACTCGAAAACTGGATGTCCTTCCGCAACCAGGTCACATTTTCGATGGTCGCCAGCAGGGAGCGCCAACATGGAGACAGGGTTCCCAAGCTCGGCAAGTACCAGACGAGAGTTCTTCCGGTTGCGGCAATTTATGGCGGCAACGCGTCGGGCAAGACCAATTTTTTCAAGGCCCTGAGTTTCGCCAAGGCGCTGGTCGTCAAGGGCACCCAGCCCGACAGCCTGATTCCTGTCGAGCCGTTCCGGCTGGACGCCAAGGTGGCCGATCAGCCGTCACGGTTTGGCTTCGAGCTGCTGATCGACGAGATCATTTACGAGTTCAGCTTCGCGGTGACCCGCAAGGCGGTTCTGGAAGAGAAGCTGGTGGTCATAACCAGCACCAGTGAAAAGGTGCTCTACCACCGTCGGGACGGAAAGCCCAACTTCGATGATTCCCTGGCCAAGGACCAGTTCCTCCAGTTCGCCTTCAAAGGGACCCGGGACAACCAACTCTTTCTGACCAACTCGGTCTCCCAGAAGGTCGACAATTTCCGGCCGGTCTACGACTGGTTCAAGGACACGCTCGAGCTGGTCGCGCCCGATTCCCGCTTCGAGCCTTTCGAGCAGTTCCTCGACGAGGGGCATCCGCTCTACTCGACCATGAACGAGATGCTGCCGCAACTCGACACCGGCATCGCGCATCTGGGCGGCGAGGAGATCCCTTTCGAGAACATTCCGTTGCCCGAGCCACTGAAGACCAAGCTGCAGGAAGACGTCAAGGAAGGCATGACCGTTCGTCTGCTGACCGAGCCGATCAACGAACGATTCGTGGTGACCCGCAAAGGTGGTGAATTGATCGCCAAGAAGCTGGTGACCTATCATCCGAAGGCGGACGGCACGGAAGCCAAGTTCGAGATCCGCCAGGAGTCGGACGGCTCACAGCGGGTGATCGATCTGCTGCCCGCGTTTCTTGAGCTGTCGGCCCAGGTCTCGAAGAAGGTCTACGTGATCGACGAGGTCGACCGTAGCCTGCACACGCTGCTGACACGCAGATTGCTCGAAGCGTACCTCGCCAATTGCTCCACGGAAACCAGAACGCAGTTACTGTTGACCACCCATGACGTGCTGCTCATGGATCAGCAACTGCTGCGCCGTGACGAGATGTGGGTAGCCGAAAGAGACGCCACCGGAGCTTCGAACCTGCTCTCTTTCAGCGAGTACAAGGATGTCCGGTACGACAAGGACATTCGCAAGAGCTACCTGCAGGGACGACTGGGTGGAATTCCCCGGATTCTGTTGGGAGGCGCTTTGACCAATCCCTGCCTCACCGAAGAAAGTGAGGGGGATGACTGA
- a CDS encoding RloB family protein, whose product MPPKRRRFQRPLGERRYRKLFVIAVEGVKTEPQYFAIFNDQQSVIRVNCLKGSHDSSPPQVLKRMEDHLRQEELRSSDEAWLVVDKDQWTDEQLDQLHAWAQARNNYGFALSNPKFEYWLLLHFEDGTGIASSRDCSDRLKRHLPGYDKGIDARKITRDRIDEAIRRARLRDNPPCADWPRALGGTTVYKLVENILQV is encoded by the coding sequence ATGCCACCGAAGAGACGCAGATTCCAGAGACCCCTTGGCGAGCGTCGCTACCGCAAACTGTTCGTGATCGCGGTGGAAGGCGTGAAGACCGAGCCGCAGTATTTCGCCATCTTCAATGACCAGCAATCGGTGATCCGGGTGAACTGTCTCAAAGGTAGCCATGATAGCTCCCCGCCACAGGTACTGAAACGGATGGAGGACCATCTCCGGCAGGAGGAGCTGAGATCCTCCGACGAAGCCTGGCTCGTGGTGGACAAGGATCAGTGGACCGACGAACAGTTGGACCAGCTTCATGCCTGGGCTCAGGCACGCAACAATTACGGTTTCGCCCTCAGCAACCCCAAGTTCGAATACTGGCTGCTGCTTCATTTCGAGGACGGCACCGGCATCGCATCGTCACGGGATTGCAGCGACCGGCTGAAGCGGCATCTTCCCGGTTACGACAAGGGGATCGACGCACGCAAGATCACCCGCGACCGAATCGATGAAGCCATCCGCCGCGCCAGGCTGCGCGACAATCCTCCTTGTGCCGACTGGCCACGAGCCCTTGGCGGCACCACGGTTTACAAGCTGGTCGAAAACATTCTCCAGGTCTGA